From Melanotaenia boesemani isolate fMelBoe1 chromosome 12, fMelBoe1.pri, whole genome shotgun sequence, a single genomic window includes:
- the sp3a gene encoding transcription factor Sp3a isoform X3: MTAPEQPLKPDDMAGLDVDGSQSNFMQQEEDRGNQTSDPSSQLTETDKWEVLTPTTTAKDESGIIQIQSQGILTSNGQYVLPLQNLQSQPIFVTSGTDDSSANSVPNIQYQVIPQIQTADGQLSFSTSSVDGPTLSQDATGQIHILPDGSQTLSVTSAASILNNNQNLISQTANVQQIQGVSIGSSTFNNQGQVVTNVPVGLPGNITFVPINSVDLDSLGLSGAQTIATGVTADGQLIMTSQPVDGSESLAKTDDHLSQTLPVNDSNGNTEIFVPTSSSQLHLPANEAGLLSHDTSLSSVAAEQADSSASLQQGFIQQNQEQNVQVSPAQPIIQLQQVPVQTTNSQVVAAGGQNLQNVQLINPGTFIIQAQTVTPSGQIQWQTFQVQGVQNLQNLQLPTTPPQQITLAPVQTLSLGSISAGQIPNLQTVTVNSVAQQEGDTNTLADIQIKEEPDSGEWLNTDSTLNTSDLSHLHGRLVDDEDQLGQEGKRLRRVACTCPNCKESGGRGSSMGKKKQHICHIVGCGKVYGKTSHLRAHLRWHSGERPFVCSWMFCGKRFTRSDELQRHRRTHTGEKKFVCPECSKRFMRSDHLAKHIKTHQNKKGVNSGSAVVASMESTGSSDSIIATAGGTTLILTNIQQGSNNAQDILANAEIPLQLVTTVAASEVME; the protein is encoded by the exons ATGACTG CGCCAGAACAGCCACTGAAACCAGATGATATGGCTGGCCTGGACGTGGATGGCAGTCAAAGCAATTTTATGCAGCAGGAGGAAGACAGGGGCAATCAG aCATCAGATCCATCTTCGCAACTTACTGAGACTGACAAATGGGAGGTGTTAACACCTACAACAACAGCAAAGGATGAGTCTGGGATAATACAAATCCAAAGTCAAGGAATATTGACATCAAATGGACAGTATGTTCTTCCCCTCCAAAACTTACAGAGTCAGCCAATCTTTGTGACATCGGGAACAGACGACTCCTCTGCCAATTCAGTGCCTAACATTCAGTACCAAGTAATTCCTCAGATTCAGACAGCAGACGGACAGCTGAGCTTCTCCACATCCAGTGTGGATGGGCCAACTCTGAGTCAGGATGCCACAGGGCAGATTCACATCTTACCTGATGGTAGCCAAACTCTCAGTGTGACATCAGCTGCAAGCATCCTTAACAACAACCAGAACCTCATTTCACAGACTGCTAATGTCCAGCAGATTCAAGGGGTTTCTATTGGCAGCTCCACTTTCAATAACCAGGGTCAGGTTGTTACTAATGTGCCTGTGGGCTTGCCTGGGAACATCACCTTTGTTCCTATTAACAGCGTTGACTTGGACTCTCTTGGCCTCTCGGGTGCTCAGACTATAGCAACAGGGGTTACTGCTGATGGCCAGTTGATTATGACTAGTCAGCCTGTTGATGGTTCCGAGAGTCTAGCCAAAACAGATGATCACCTCTCACAGACACTACCAGTAAATGACTCGAATGGAAATACTGAGATATTTGTGCCAACGTCTTCCTCTCAGCTGCATCTTCCAGCAAATGAAGCTGGTCTCCTTTCACATGACACTTCATTATCATCAGTGGCTGCAGAGCAAGCCGACTCGAGTGCCAGTCTCCAACAAGGCTTCATCCAGCAGAATCAGGAGCAGAACGTTCAGGTGTCCCCAGCTCAGCCCATCATTCAGCTTCAGCAGGTGCCTGTTCAGACCACAAATAGTCAGGTGGTTGCAGCAGGGGGACAAAATCTGCAAAACGTGCAACTGATCAACCCAGGAACCTTCATCATCCAAGCTCAGACAGTCACACCATCGGGCCAAATACAATGGCAGACCTTCCAGGTTCAAGGAGTGCAGAACCTTCAGAACCTTCAGCTACCCACCACACCACCCCAGCAGATAACTCTGGCACCAGTCCAGACCTTGTCATTGGGTAGCATCAGTGCAGGGCAGATCCCCAACCTACAGACAGTAACAGTGAACTCAGTGGCCCAACAGGAAGGAGACACAAATACCCTTGCAG atattcAGATCAAGGAAGAGCCAGACTCTGGAGAGTGGCTAAACACAGATTCTACCCTGAACACAAGTGATCTGTCCCACCTCCATGGAAGGCTGGTGGATGATGAGGATCAGCTAGGCCAGGAGGGCAAGAGGCTGCGCAGAGTGGCATGCACATGTCCTAACTGCAAAGAGTCTGGTGGGAG AGGCTCCAGCATGGGAAAGAAGAAACAGCACATCTGCCACATCGTGGGCTGTGGGAAAGTGTACGGAAAGACATCGCACCTGCGAGCGCACCTGCGCTGGCATTCAGGGGAGCGACCttttgtctgcagctggatgTTCTGTGGGAAGAGgttcacacgcagtgatgaGCTCCAGAGGCACAGGAGAACACACACAG GAGAGAAGAAGTTTGTCTGCCCAGAATGTTCCAAGCGCTTCATGCGGAGCGACCACCTGGCGAAGCACATTAAAACCCATCAGAACAAAAAAGGCGTGAACTCTGGCAGCGCCGTGGTGGCCTCAATGGAATCCACAGGTTCCTCCGACAGCATCATCGCCACGGCAGGCGGGACCACCCTCATCCTCACCAACATCCAGCAGGGTTCTAACAACGCCCAGGACATCCTGGCCAACGCAGAGATCCCTCTCCAGCTCGTTACCACGGTAGCGGCTAGTGAAGTCATGGAGTAA
- the sp3a gene encoding transcription factor Sp3a isoform X1, with the protein MTAPEQPLKPDDMAGLDVDGSQSNFMQQEEDRGNQDTQPSPLDLLATTCTKVGSPSSEVNRGAAADVTSDPSSQLTETDKWEVLTPTTTAKDESGIIQIQSQGILTSNGQYVLPLQNLQSQPIFVTSGTDDSSANSVPNIQYQVIPQIQTADGQLSFSTSSVDGPTLSQDATGQIHILPDGSQTLSVTSAASILNNNQNLISQTANVQQIQGVSIGSSTFNNQGQVVTNVPVGLPGNITFVPINSVDLDSLGLSGAQTIATGVTADGQLIMTSQPVDGSESLAKTDDHLSQTLPVNDSNGNTEIFVPTSSSQLHLPANEAGLLSHDTSLSSVAAEQADSSASLQQGFIQQNQEQNVQVSPAQPIIQLQQVPVQTTNSQVVAAGGQNLQNVQLINPGTFIIQAQTVTPSGQIQWQTFQVQGVQNLQNLQLPTTPPQQITLAPVQTLSLGSISAGQIPNLQTVTVNSVAQQEGDTNTLADIQIKEEPDSGEWLNTDSTLNTSDLSHLHGRLVDDEDQLGQEGKRLRRVACTCPNCKESGGRGSSMGKKKQHICHIVGCGKVYGKTSHLRAHLRWHSGERPFVCSWMFCGKRFTRSDELQRHRRTHTGEKKFVCPECSKRFMRSDHLAKHIKTHQNKKGVNSGSAVVASMESTGSSDSIIATAGGTTLILTNIQQGSNNAQDILANAEIPLQLVTTVAASEVME; encoded by the exons ATGACTG CGCCAGAACAGCCACTGAAACCAGATGATATGGCTGGCCTGGACGTGGATGGCAGTCAAAGCAATTTTATGCAGCAGGAGGAAGACAGGGGCAATCAG GACACTCAGCCATCACCCCTCGACCTGCTAGCCACGACCTGCACTAAAGTTGGGTCACCATCGTCAGAGGTGAACAGAGGTGCTGCCGCTGATGTG aCATCAGATCCATCTTCGCAACTTACTGAGACTGACAAATGGGAGGTGTTAACACCTACAACAACAGCAAAGGATGAGTCTGGGATAATACAAATCCAAAGTCAAGGAATATTGACATCAAATGGACAGTATGTTCTTCCCCTCCAAAACTTACAGAGTCAGCCAATCTTTGTGACATCGGGAACAGACGACTCCTCTGCCAATTCAGTGCCTAACATTCAGTACCAAGTAATTCCTCAGATTCAGACAGCAGACGGACAGCTGAGCTTCTCCACATCCAGTGTGGATGGGCCAACTCTGAGTCAGGATGCCACAGGGCAGATTCACATCTTACCTGATGGTAGCCAAACTCTCAGTGTGACATCAGCTGCAAGCATCCTTAACAACAACCAGAACCTCATTTCACAGACTGCTAATGTCCAGCAGATTCAAGGGGTTTCTATTGGCAGCTCCACTTTCAATAACCAGGGTCAGGTTGTTACTAATGTGCCTGTGGGCTTGCCTGGGAACATCACCTTTGTTCCTATTAACAGCGTTGACTTGGACTCTCTTGGCCTCTCGGGTGCTCAGACTATAGCAACAGGGGTTACTGCTGATGGCCAGTTGATTATGACTAGTCAGCCTGTTGATGGTTCCGAGAGTCTAGCCAAAACAGATGATCACCTCTCACAGACACTACCAGTAAATGACTCGAATGGAAATACTGAGATATTTGTGCCAACGTCTTCCTCTCAGCTGCATCTTCCAGCAAATGAAGCTGGTCTCCTTTCACATGACACTTCATTATCATCAGTGGCTGCAGAGCAAGCCGACTCGAGTGCCAGTCTCCAACAAGGCTTCATCCAGCAGAATCAGGAGCAGAACGTTCAGGTGTCCCCAGCTCAGCCCATCATTCAGCTTCAGCAGGTGCCTGTTCAGACCACAAATAGTCAGGTGGTTGCAGCAGGGGGACAAAATCTGCAAAACGTGCAACTGATCAACCCAGGAACCTTCATCATCCAAGCTCAGACAGTCACACCATCGGGCCAAATACAATGGCAGACCTTCCAGGTTCAAGGAGTGCAGAACCTTCAGAACCTTCAGCTACCCACCACACCACCCCAGCAGATAACTCTGGCACCAGTCCAGACCTTGTCATTGGGTAGCATCAGTGCAGGGCAGATCCCCAACCTACAGACAGTAACAGTGAACTCAGTGGCCCAACAGGAAGGAGACACAAATACCCTTGCAG atattcAGATCAAGGAAGAGCCAGACTCTGGAGAGTGGCTAAACACAGATTCTACCCTGAACACAAGTGATCTGTCCCACCTCCATGGAAGGCTGGTGGATGATGAGGATCAGCTAGGCCAGGAGGGCAAGAGGCTGCGCAGAGTGGCATGCACATGTCCTAACTGCAAAGAGTCTGGTGGGAG AGGCTCCAGCATGGGAAAGAAGAAACAGCACATCTGCCACATCGTGGGCTGTGGGAAAGTGTACGGAAAGACATCGCACCTGCGAGCGCACCTGCGCTGGCATTCAGGGGAGCGACCttttgtctgcagctggatgTTCTGTGGGAAGAGgttcacacgcagtgatgaGCTCCAGAGGCACAGGAGAACACACACAG GAGAGAAGAAGTTTGTCTGCCCAGAATGTTCCAAGCGCTTCATGCGGAGCGACCACCTGGCGAAGCACATTAAAACCCATCAGAACAAAAAAGGCGTGAACTCTGGCAGCGCCGTGGTGGCCTCAATGGAATCCACAGGTTCCTCCGACAGCATCATCGCCACGGCAGGCGGGACCACCCTCATCCTCACCAACATCCAGCAGGGTTCTAACAACGCCCAGGACATCCTGGCCAACGCAGAGATCCCTCTCCAGCTCGTTACCACGGTAGCGGCTAGTGAAGTCATGGAGTAA
- the sp3a gene encoding transcription factor Sp3a isoform X2 yields the protein MTAPEQPLKPDDMAGLDVDGSQSNFMQQEEDRGNQPSPLDLLATTCTKVGSPSSEVNRGAAADVTSDPSSQLTETDKWEVLTPTTTAKDESGIIQIQSQGILTSNGQYVLPLQNLQSQPIFVTSGTDDSSANSVPNIQYQVIPQIQTADGQLSFSTSSVDGPTLSQDATGQIHILPDGSQTLSVTSAASILNNNQNLISQTANVQQIQGVSIGSSTFNNQGQVVTNVPVGLPGNITFVPINSVDLDSLGLSGAQTIATGVTADGQLIMTSQPVDGSESLAKTDDHLSQTLPVNDSNGNTEIFVPTSSSQLHLPANEAGLLSHDTSLSSVAAEQADSSASLQQGFIQQNQEQNVQVSPAQPIIQLQQVPVQTTNSQVVAAGGQNLQNVQLINPGTFIIQAQTVTPSGQIQWQTFQVQGVQNLQNLQLPTTPPQQITLAPVQTLSLGSISAGQIPNLQTVTVNSVAQQEGDTNTLADIQIKEEPDSGEWLNTDSTLNTSDLSHLHGRLVDDEDQLGQEGKRLRRVACTCPNCKESGGRGSSMGKKKQHICHIVGCGKVYGKTSHLRAHLRWHSGERPFVCSWMFCGKRFTRSDELQRHRRTHTGEKKFVCPECSKRFMRSDHLAKHIKTHQNKKGVNSGSAVVASMESTGSSDSIIATAGGTTLILTNIQQGSNNAQDILANAEIPLQLVTTVAASEVME from the exons ATGACTG CGCCAGAACAGCCACTGAAACCAGATGATATGGCTGGCCTGGACGTGGATGGCAGTCAAAGCAATTTTATGCAGCAGGAGGAAGACAGGGGCAATCAG CCATCACCCCTCGACCTGCTAGCCACGACCTGCACTAAAGTTGGGTCACCATCGTCAGAGGTGAACAGAGGTGCTGCCGCTGATGTG aCATCAGATCCATCTTCGCAACTTACTGAGACTGACAAATGGGAGGTGTTAACACCTACAACAACAGCAAAGGATGAGTCTGGGATAATACAAATCCAAAGTCAAGGAATATTGACATCAAATGGACAGTATGTTCTTCCCCTCCAAAACTTACAGAGTCAGCCAATCTTTGTGACATCGGGAACAGACGACTCCTCTGCCAATTCAGTGCCTAACATTCAGTACCAAGTAATTCCTCAGATTCAGACAGCAGACGGACAGCTGAGCTTCTCCACATCCAGTGTGGATGGGCCAACTCTGAGTCAGGATGCCACAGGGCAGATTCACATCTTACCTGATGGTAGCCAAACTCTCAGTGTGACATCAGCTGCAAGCATCCTTAACAACAACCAGAACCTCATTTCACAGACTGCTAATGTCCAGCAGATTCAAGGGGTTTCTATTGGCAGCTCCACTTTCAATAACCAGGGTCAGGTTGTTACTAATGTGCCTGTGGGCTTGCCTGGGAACATCACCTTTGTTCCTATTAACAGCGTTGACTTGGACTCTCTTGGCCTCTCGGGTGCTCAGACTATAGCAACAGGGGTTACTGCTGATGGCCAGTTGATTATGACTAGTCAGCCTGTTGATGGTTCCGAGAGTCTAGCCAAAACAGATGATCACCTCTCACAGACACTACCAGTAAATGACTCGAATGGAAATACTGAGATATTTGTGCCAACGTCTTCCTCTCAGCTGCATCTTCCAGCAAATGAAGCTGGTCTCCTTTCACATGACACTTCATTATCATCAGTGGCTGCAGAGCAAGCCGACTCGAGTGCCAGTCTCCAACAAGGCTTCATCCAGCAGAATCAGGAGCAGAACGTTCAGGTGTCCCCAGCTCAGCCCATCATTCAGCTTCAGCAGGTGCCTGTTCAGACCACAAATAGTCAGGTGGTTGCAGCAGGGGGACAAAATCTGCAAAACGTGCAACTGATCAACCCAGGAACCTTCATCATCCAAGCTCAGACAGTCACACCATCGGGCCAAATACAATGGCAGACCTTCCAGGTTCAAGGAGTGCAGAACCTTCAGAACCTTCAGCTACCCACCACACCACCCCAGCAGATAACTCTGGCACCAGTCCAGACCTTGTCATTGGGTAGCATCAGTGCAGGGCAGATCCCCAACCTACAGACAGTAACAGTGAACTCAGTGGCCCAACAGGAAGGAGACACAAATACCCTTGCAG atattcAGATCAAGGAAGAGCCAGACTCTGGAGAGTGGCTAAACACAGATTCTACCCTGAACACAAGTGATCTGTCCCACCTCCATGGAAGGCTGGTGGATGATGAGGATCAGCTAGGCCAGGAGGGCAAGAGGCTGCGCAGAGTGGCATGCACATGTCCTAACTGCAAAGAGTCTGGTGGGAG AGGCTCCAGCATGGGAAAGAAGAAACAGCACATCTGCCACATCGTGGGCTGTGGGAAAGTGTACGGAAAGACATCGCACCTGCGAGCGCACCTGCGCTGGCATTCAGGGGAGCGACCttttgtctgcagctggatgTTCTGTGGGAAGAGgttcacacgcagtgatgaGCTCCAGAGGCACAGGAGAACACACACAG GAGAGAAGAAGTTTGTCTGCCCAGAATGTTCCAAGCGCTTCATGCGGAGCGACCACCTGGCGAAGCACATTAAAACCCATCAGAACAAAAAAGGCGTGAACTCTGGCAGCGCCGTGGTGGCCTCAATGGAATCCACAGGTTCCTCCGACAGCATCATCGCCACGGCAGGCGGGACCACCCTCATCCTCACCAACATCCAGCAGGGTTCTAACAACGCCCAGGACATCCTGGCCAACGCAGAGATCCCTCTCCAGCTCGTTACCACGGTAGCGGCTAGTGAAGTCATGGAGTAA